The following is a genomic window from Actinomycetota bacterium.
CTGTGGATCTGCGACAACACGCTGTGGTCGGGGCGTGTTTTGGAGGAGGACCGCGACGAGGCGACGCAGGCCATCGTCGAGCACAATGCGATGGTCGCCGAGGATCCCGACTACCTGTCCGTGATCGTGCCCACGCGCGACGGCCTCATGGTCGCCCTGCGCGTGTCCTGACGCCGCTCAGCGCGACGGGAGCGAGTACACCCAGAGCCCGTCCACCCGCTCCCGAACCGCGCGCTCCCTGAGCCGGAGGTACTCCAGGTGCGAGAGCGTCTCGGCGAGAGCCAATCGTTCGATGAAGTCGCGCAGCTCGCGGTCGAAGAGCCGACGCGCCGTGTCGAGCGCGGTCATGGGTCCGTGACGCGCCAGCACCTCCTCGATCCGCTTCAGGCGCTGTCGGTGATGCCACCTGATCGCCTGGGCCCGCTCGGCTCCCTCCGCGAAGACGCGCCCGTGTCCGGCGAGCACGACCTTGGGGTCGAGCGACGCGAGGAGCGCGAGGGAGTCGAGGAACTGCCCAAGGGGGTCGGGAGGGTCGATCGTGTAGCCGACGTGGGGCGTGATCGAGCGCAGCAGCGTGTCCCCGCTCAGCAACACGCCGTCCGCGGCCCGGTGAAGCGCGATGTGGCCCACCTCGTGGCCCGGGGTGTAGTGCACCTCCCACTCGCCGTCGGCCAACCTCAGCACGTCTCCCGGTTCGACGAACTCGAAGGTCTCGGGCATCGGGAAGAGGAAGAAGCGCGCGCTGACGTCCTCGGTCTCGCGACCGTGCTCGGCGTAATGATCGGTGACCGCCTGCCACCTGTCGGGCGTCTGCATGAGCTCGAACCCGGTCCGGACGTTGGGGTGACACACCACCGGGGCGCCCGATCTCTCCTGCAGGACGCTCGCCAGTCCGATGTGGTCCGGGTGGCAGTGCGTCAGCACGATCCGCTCGAGATCGGTGATGTCACGGCCCAGCCAGGCGATCGTCTGCTCGATCCGGTCCAGGGATTCCCCGCCCCCGAGCGCGGTGTCCACCAGGACGAGGCCGCCTCCCGGTCCGTCGGCCAGGTAGGTGTGGACGTGCTTCAGCCCCGGGAACGGGATGTCGTGGGTCACCCTGATGATCCCCGGGTACGGTGCGGCGACGAAGGGCCGCTCTCGTGCGGTCACTCGTGGAGCTTCTCCTGCACCACGAACGTGACCTTGAGCCAGACGCGGTACCCCTCGATCCCGTCCGGTCCCACCGTCCCCGTGATCCGCTCGATCTCGAACCCCTCGATATCGGCGATCGTCGCCGAGGCGCGGGCCAGCGCGTGCTCCACCGCCGCCTCTATCGATCCGCTAGACGTCCCGGACAGGTCGATCGTCTTCGTCACCGTCATCTCGTCCCTCCTCTACACGATCGCGATCCACACCCGGCCGGGCCCGTGCACCCCGACCGTCAAGACGAGCTCTATATCGGCCGTCCGACTTGGCCCGGTGACGAGCACGAGCTGCGACGGCAGGCCTTCTGGGTAGTGCTCGCCGAGCCGCCGGAAGAGCACTGCCGCGGTCGTCAGGATGCGGTCCCGAGCGACCAGGAACAGCACGCCGGGCGGCAGCAGCGAGGCGGACCGGCCGCCGGCGCGTCCCGCGTCGATCACGACCGACCCGGTGGCGGCGATCCCCCACGCGCCCCCGGCGATCCCCAGGTCGGCGGCCGCCGCCGCCCCGGGGGAGTCGAACGCGGCCTCTCCCATGCCCACGCTCGAGAGCAGGGGCAGGACGGCCGCCGTCTCGGGGTCACGGGTCCGGACGACCGTGCGGGCTCCCGTCTCCTCGAGGAGGTCCCGGAGGTCGTCGTCGGTGACGATCCGTCTCACGATCGCCCCGGACCCCTGAGCGGCCTCGGTGAAGGCCACGACCGGGTCCGCGAGATCCCGCACGTAGGCCGGCTCGGGGACCGCGACGGAGCCCGTCCCGACATCCGCGTCCGTCCCGAGTTGCGCGCGGACCCGGGCGAGGAAGGCGTCGCGCGTCGTCACAGCTCGCCTCGATCGAAGCGCTCGCGGAAGCCGGGTCCGGACGGGGGCCGGGGGAGGGAGCGCCCGTCCGTCCATGCGTCCGGGGCCATGCGTTCCGGCACGATCCGCGAGGCGGTCCGGGCGGTCCGGACGCTGGCCCGGTAGGCGGCCGGCCGGCTCCACGTCTCGGCCCAGGCTCGCCACACAGCGCGCTGCGCGCGGGGCAACGAGGGCGCCTCCCGCCTGCGCAGCGCGAGGAGCAGGTCGTGAAGGGGGATCCGCACGGGGCAGGCCTCCCAGCACGCCCCACACAGGCTCGAGGCCTGGGCGAGCTCCGGTGCGTGCGGGGCGCGATCGAGGAGAGGGGTGAGGACGGCTCCCACCGGACCCGAGTAGACCCCCCCGTACGCGTGGCCACCGATCTGGCGGTACACCGGACAGACGTTGAGGCACGCGCCGCAGCGTATGCAGTGCAGGATCTCCTGGAGCTCCGTCCCCAGGATCTCGGACCGGCCGTTGTCCACGATCACCAGGTGGAACTCGTCCGGACCGTCCACCTCCCCCGCCCGACGCGGGCCGGTCATGGCATTGGCGTAGACGGTGATGTCCTGCCCGCTGGCCGCCCGGGGCAGGAGGGCCAGCATGAGCTCGAGCTGATCCCACGTCTCGACGACGCGCTCCATGCCCATCACCGCGACATGGGTGCGTGGGAGCGAGGTGACCATCCTGCCGTTGCCCTCGTTGGTCACGATGAAGATCGAGCCGGTCTCGGCGACGGCCAGGTTCACGCCCGATATGCCGAGGTCGGCGCGCAGGAACCGCTCGCGCAGCTCGCGGCGCGCGAACGCGCACAGGTCCTCCGGGAGCTCGGAGACCGCGTGGCCGGCCACCCTGCCGAACAACTCGGCGATCTCCTCGCGTGACCGGTGGACGGCGGGTGCGAGGATGTGCGAAGGGGTCTCCCCTGCGAGCTGGACGATCCACTCCCCGAGGTCCGTCTCCACGACCTCGATCCCGGCCGCCTCGAGGTGGTCGTTGAGCGCGATCTCCTCCGTCGCCATCGACTTGGACTTCACGGCGAGCCGGGCCCCCCGGCGCCGGGCGACCTCGACCACGAGGGACGACGCCTCCTGCGCCGTGGTCGCCCAGTGGACGTGTCCGCCGTTGGCCTCGACGTTTTCGGACAGGCGCTCGAGGATGCGCGGGAGGTCGGCCAGCACCCGGGTCCGGACCGCCCGGCCCGCATCGCGCAGCTCGTCCCAGTTGCTCAACGTCTGCTGTCCGACGCCGCGCAGCAGCGAGAACCGGTCGGTCGCCCTGCGCAGGGTGCGACGCAGGCGCTCGTCGGAGAGCGCGCCGCGGGCTCGGCGGCGGAGGGTGGTGGTGGCGAGCACCTCCTGCACGTCCCCATCGTCGCGGATGGGGGAGGTCCGCCGCACGACCCGTACCCTGTGCACATGCGGATCGACCTCCAGGCGCACACGACGGCTTCGGACGGCACCCTGTCCCCCGCTGAGATGGTGGCCTTCGCTCGCGACTGCGGGGTGGACGTCCTCGCCATCACCGACCACGACACGACCGAGGGCGTGGCCGAGGCGTCCGAGGCCGGAGTGGGAGCCGGGGTCGAGGTGGTCGCCGGGATCGAGCTGTCCTGCCGGCGGGGCGGCCGTCCGGTCCACATGCTCGGCCTGTTCGTGGACCCGGGCTCGTCGGGCATCTCGGCCTACACCGAGCGGCTGCGCGCCGAGCGGGCCCACCGCGCGAACCGGATGGTCGAGCAGCTGAACCGACTGGGGTACGCGATCACGATGGAAGAGGTCCTGGCGGAGGCGGGCCGCGGCATGGTGGGACGCCCGCACGTCGCCCGCGCTCTCGTGGCGCGCGGCCACATCCCATCCGTCTCCTCCGCGTTCTCGCAGGGGCTCCTCGGGGACGGTGGACTGGCCGACGTCCCCCGGCGGGTGCTCGACCCGGTCGAGGCCGTGTCCGAGATAGCCGGTTGGGGGGGCGTCGCCGTCGTGGCCCACCCCGGCGCGCGGCACCCGGAGCCGGTCCCGGCTCCACTGATCGTCGAGCTGGCCGAGGCGGGGCTGACGGGCGTCGAGGTCGAGCACCCCGACCACGACCGGACCGCCCGCAAGGCCCTGCGGAAGCTGGCCGCCGAGCTCGACCTGGTGTGCACGGGGGGTTCGGACTGCCACGGTCCCCACTCGGCCAGGCCGGGCTCCTACACGACCGACCCCGGCCAGTACGAGCGCCTGCGGGAGCGCGCGTTAGGGTAGCCGCGTGCCGAACCCCTTCTACGAGATCGCTCTCATCGTGGTGGTCGCCGCCCTGGGCGGCGCGATCGCCATCCGGCTCCGACAGCCCCTGATCATCGCCTTCGTGGCCATCGGGATCCTGATCGGCCCGTCGGGGTTCGACCGGGTGTCCGCCCGCGAGGAGATGGGCCTGCTCGCGGAGCTGGGGATCACCCTCCTGCTGTTCGTGGTCGGACTGAAGCTCGACATCCAGCTGATCCGCCACCTCGGCCCGGTGGCGGTGGCGACGGGTCTGGCCCAGATGGCCGTTACGTTCGCCGGGGGCGTCGGGCTCTCCCTGCTGATGGGGGCGGGGGTGACGGCCGCCCTCTACATCGGTGCCGCTCTGATGTTCTCCTCCACGGTGATCATCGTGAAGGTGCTCTCGGACAGGCGGGAGATCGATTCCCTGCACGGCCGCAT
Proteins encoded in this region:
- a CDS encoding PHP domain-containing protein, with amino-acid sequence MRIDLQAHTTASDGTLSPAEMVAFARDCGVDVLAITDHDTTEGVAEASEAGVGAGVEVVAGIELSCRRGGRPVHMLGLFVDPGSSGISAYTERLRAERAHRANRMVEQLNRLGYAITMEEVLAEAGRGMVGRPHVARALVARGHIPSVSSAFSQGLLGDGGLADVPRRVLDPVEAVSEIAGWGGVAVVAHPGARHPEPVPAPLIVELAEAGLTGVEVEHPDHDRTARKALRKLAAELDLVCTGGSDCHGPHSARPGSYTTDPGQYERLRERALG
- a CDS encoding LUD domain-containing protein — encoded protein: MTTRDAFLARVRAQLGTDADVGTGSVAVPEPAYVRDLADPVVAFTEAAQGSGAIVRRIVTDDDLRDLLEETGARTVVRTRDPETAAVLPLLSSVGMGEAAFDSPGAAAAADLGIAGGAWGIAATGSVVIDAGRAGGRSASLLPPGVLFLVARDRILTTAAVLFRRLGEHYPEGLPSQLVLVTGPSRTADIELVLTVGVHGPGRVWIAIV
- a CDS encoding LutB/LldF family L-lactate oxidation iron-sulfur protein, with the protein product MRRTSPIRDDGDVQEVLATTTLRRRARGALSDERLRRTLRRATDRFSLLRGVGQQTLSNWDELRDAGRAVRTRVLADLPRILERLSENVEANGGHVHWATTAQEASSLVVEVARRRGARLAVKSKSMATEEIALNDHLEAAGIEVVETDLGEWIVQLAGETPSHILAPAVHRSREEIAELFGRVAGHAVSELPEDLCAFARRELRERFLRADLGISGVNLAVAETGSIFIVTNEGNGRMVTSLPRTHVAVMGMERVVETWDQLELMLALLPRAASGQDITVYANAMTGPRRAGEVDGPDEFHLVIVDNGRSEILGTELQEILHCIRCGACLNVCPVYRQIGGHAYGGVYSGPVGAVLTPLLDRAPHAPELAQASSLCGACWEACPVRIPLHDLLLALRRREAPSLPRAQRAVWRAWAETWSRPAAYRASVRTARTASRIVPERMAPDAWTDGRSLPRPPSGPGFRERFDRGEL
- a CDS encoding MBL fold metallo-hydrolase; its protein translation is MTARERPFVAAPYPGIIRVTHDIPFPGLKHVHTYLADGPGGGLVLVDTALGGGESLDRIEQTIAWLGRDITDLERIVLTHCHPDHIGLASVLQERSGAPVVCHPNVRTGFELMQTPDRWQAVTDHYAEHGRETEDVSARFFLFPMPETFEFVEPGDVLRLADGEWEVHYTPGHEVGHIALHRAADGVLLSGDTLLRSITPHVGYTIDPPDPLGQFLDSLALLASLDPKVVLAGHGRVFAEGAERAQAIRWHHRQRLKRIEEVLARHGPMTALDTARRLFDRELRDFIERLALAETLSHLEYLRLRERAVRERVDGLWVYSLPSR
- a CDS encoding dodecin family protein; the encoded protein is MTVTKTIDLSGTSSGSIEAAVEHALARASATIADIEGFEIERITGTVGPDGIEGYRVWLKVTFVVQEKLHE